The proteins below come from a single Streptomyces sp. SCSIO 75703 genomic window:
- a CDS encoding ABC transporter ATP-binding protein has protein sequence MIRMESVTKRYPDGTVAVDRLSLDIPDRAITVLVGPSGCGKTTTLRMINRMVEPTEGTILLDGEDLQRQPVTALRRSMGYVIQNAGLFQHRTVLDNIATVPRLLGWGKARARQRAAELMDRVGLDTALARRYPYQLSGGQQQRVGVARALAADPPVLLMDEPFSAVDPVVRKGLQDELLRIQDELGKTIVFVTHDIDEAVKLGTMVAVMRTGGRLAQFATPAALLSDPADAFVEDFLGADRGVRRLSFFPAADLELVTDAVVPLDAPAARLAAPDAPYLLVTDADGRPLGWGEPRDLIAGAIAPRRLLPYGRPFVPGTDSLRAALDCAVLSPTGWAVAVDADGRVTGVVSQQAIGEAIRSAHAAGRGDVAEIAEVAP, from the coding sequence TTGATACGGATGGAATCGGTCACCAAGCGGTACCCGGACGGCACGGTGGCGGTGGACCGGCTGTCGCTCGACATACCCGACCGGGCGATCACCGTCCTCGTCGGCCCCTCGGGATGCGGGAAGACGACGACCCTCCGCATGATCAACCGCATGGTGGAGCCCACCGAGGGCACCATCCTCCTCGACGGCGAGGACCTCCAGCGGCAGCCCGTCACCGCCCTGCGCCGCTCCATGGGCTACGTCATCCAGAACGCGGGCCTGTTCCAGCACCGCACCGTCCTCGACAACATCGCCACCGTGCCCCGCCTGCTCGGCTGGGGCAAGGCGCGAGCCAGGCAGCGCGCCGCCGAGCTGATGGACCGCGTCGGACTCGACACCGCCCTCGCCCGCCGCTACCCCTACCAGCTCTCCGGCGGACAGCAGCAGCGCGTCGGCGTGGCACGGGCGCTCGCCGCCGACCCGCCGGTGCTCCTCATGGACGAACCGTTCTCCGCCGTCGACCCCGTGGTGCGCAAGGGACTCCAGGACGAACTCCTGCGCATCCAGGACGAACTCGGCAAGACCATCGTCTTCGTCACCCACGACATCGACGAGGCCGTCAAACTCGGCACCATGGTCGCCGTGATGCGCACCGGCGGCCGGCTCGCCCAGTTCGCCACGCCCGCCGCCCTGCTCTCCGATCCCGCCGACGCCTTCGTCGAGGACTTCCTCGGCGCCGACCGCGGCGTCCGGCGGCTCTCCTTCTTCCCCGCCGCCGATCTGGAGCTGGTCACCGACGCCGTCGTCCCCCTCGACGCCCCCGCCGCGCGGCTCGCCGCGCCCGACGCCCCGTACCTGCTCGTCACCGACGCCGACGGCCGCCCCCTGGGCTGGGGCGAGCCGCGCGACCTGATCGCCGGCGCCATCGCGCCCCGGCGGCTGCTGCCCTACGGCCGGCCCTTCGTCCCCGGCACCGACTCCCTGCGCGCCGCCCTCGACTGCGCGGTCCTCTCGCCCACCGGCTGGGCCGTCGCCGTGGACGCCGACGGCCGGGTGACCGGCGTCGTCTCCCAGCAGGCCATCGGCGAGGCCATCCGCAGCGCCCACGCCGCCGGCCGGGGGGACGTCGCCGAGATCGCCGAGGTCGCCCCGTGA
- the msrB gene encoding peptide-methionine (R)-S-oxide reductase MsrB, which yields MPYDVEKPDEQWRAELSPSEYAVLRQAGTEPAFTGEYTDTTTEGVYSCRACGAELFTSRTKFASHCGWPSFFDPKDTDAVELLEDRSHGMVRTEVRCARCGSHLGHVFEGEGYPTPTDQRYCINSISLRLTPTEG from the coding sequence ATGCCGTACGACGTCGAGAAGCCGGACGAGCAGTGGCGCGCGGAACTGTCGCCGTCGGAGTACGCCGTCCTGCGCCAGGCCGGCACCGAACCCGCCTTCACCGGCGAGTACACCGACACCACCACCGAGGGCGTCTACTCCTGCCGCGCCTGCGGCGCGGAACTGTTCACCTCGCGGACGAAGTTCGCCTCCCACTGCGGCTGGCCCTCCTTCTTCGACCCGAAGGACACCGACGCGGTGGAACTGCTGGAGGACCGCTCCCACGGCATGGTCCGCACCGAGGTGCGCTGCGCCCGCTGCGGCTCCCACCTGGGACACGTCTTCGAGGGGGAGGGCTACCCCACCCCCACCGACCAGCGGTACTGCATCAACAGCATCTCCCTGCGGCTGACCCCCACGGAGGGCTGA
- the murC gene encoding UDP-N-acetylmuramate--L-alanine ligase → MAPGLPSAMDRPHFIGIGGAGMSGIAKILAQRGAAVAGSDAKDSATAEALRALGATVHIGHAAEHLADDASCVVVSSAIREDNPELVRAAELGLPVIHRSDALAALMAGLRPLAVAGTHGKTTTTSMLAVSLTELGRAPSYAIGGDLDAPGSNALDGAGEIFVAEADESDRSFHRYAPEVAIVLNVELDHHANYASMDEIYESFETFAARIVPGGTLVIAADHEGARELTRRLAGSVRTVTYGEAEDADVRILSVVPQGLRSRVTVVIDGAELTFALSVPGRHYAHNAVAALAAGAALGIPPAELAPALAAYTGVKRRLQLKGEAAGVQVVDSYAHHPTEMTADLEAMRGAVGDARILVLFQPHLFSRTQELGKEMGQALGLADASVVLDVYPAREDPIPGVTSELIIEAARAAGGDVTPVHDREEAPAVIAGMAKAGDLVLTMGAGDVTDLGPRILDQLSKR, encoded by the coding sequence ATGGCACCCGGCCTTCCGTCCGCCATGGACCGACCGCACTTCATCGGCATCGGCGGCGCCGGGATGTCGGGCATCGCCAAGATCCTCGCCCAGCGTGGCGCCGCGGTGGCGGGCAGCGACGCGAAGGACTCCGCGACCGCCGAGGCCCTGCGCGCGCTCGGCGCCACGGTCCACATCGGGCACGCCGCGGAGCACCTCGCCGACGACGCGAGCTGCGTGGTCGTCTCCTCGGCGATCCGCGAGGACAACCCCGAGCTGGTCCGCGCGGCCGAGCTGGGCCTGCCCGTGATCCACCGCTCCGACGCCCTCGCCGCGCTGATGGCGGGCCTGCGCCCGCTCGCCGTCGCCGGCACGCACGGCAAGACCACCACCACCTCGATGCTGGCGGTCTCCCTGACCGAGCTGGGCCGCGCCCCCTCCTACGCGATCGGCGGCGACCTGGACGCCCCCGGCTCCAACGCCCTGGACGGCGCGGGCGAGATCTTCGTGGCCGAGGCGGACGAGAGCGACCGCAGCTTCCACCGCTACGCGCCCGAGGTCGCCATCGTCCTCAACGTGGAACTCGACCACCACGCCAACTACGCGTCCATGGACGAGATCTACGAGTCGTTCGAGACGTTCGCCGCCCGGATCGTGCCCGGCGGCACCCTGGTGATCGCCGCCGACCACGAGGGCGCGAGGGAGCTGACCCGGCGCCTGGCCGGCTCGGTGCGGACGGTGACGTACGGGGAGGCCGAGGACGCCGACGTCCGCATCCTCTCGGTCGTCCCGCAGGGGCTGAGGAGCCGGGTCACCGTCGTCATCGACGGCGCCGAGCTGACCTTCGCGCTGTCCGTGCCCGGCCGCCACTACGCCCACAACGCGGTGGCCGCCCTCGCCGCCGGCGCCGCCCTCGGCATCCCGCCCGCCGAACTGGCCCCGGCGCTCGCCGCGTACACCGGCGTCAAGCGGCGCCTCCAGCTCAAGGGCGAGGCCGCCGGGGTCCAGGTCGTCGACTCCTACGCCCACCACCCGACCGAGATGACCGCCGACCTGGAGGCGATGCGCGGCGCGGTCGGCGACGCCCGCATCCTCGTCCTCTTCCAGCCGCACCTCTTCTCCCGGACCCAGGAACTGGGCAAGGAGATGGGCCAGGCGCTGGGCCTGGCCGACGCCTCCGTCGTCCTCGACGTCTATCCGGCCCGCGAGGACCCCATCCCCGGCGTCACCAGCGAACTGATCATCGAGGCGGCCCGCGCCGCCGGCGGCGACGTCACCCCCGTCCACGACCGGGAGGAGGCCCCCGCGGTCATCGCGGGAATGGCGAAGGCGGGTGACCTCGTTCTCACCATGGGGGCGGGCGACGTCACGGACCTCGGCCCGCGCATCCTGGACCAGTTGTCGAAGCGGTAG
- a CDS encoding indole-3-glycerol phosphate synthase, whose product MFTSVLMIEKALTSADVEFVTTLHGDEPVTFRVLLQPRGDQADRLLRAIDDVALGELDDAVREGETPEGREARSVGRRALDVSLTALRAAGAEAEGRLVEDHPLDGLRSLVEETGADEVIVLTDPHYVEEFFHRDWASRARHKVGVPVLKLFSHSKA is encoded by the coding sequence GTGTTCACAAGCGTACTGATGATCGAGAAGGCCCTGACGTCCGCCGACGTGGAGTTCGTCACCACCTTGCACGGGGACGAGCCGGTCACGTTCCGCGTGCTGCTCCAGCCGCGCGGCGACCAGGCGGACCGGCTGCTGCGGGCCATCGACGACGTCGCCCTCGGTGAACTGGACGACGCCGTCCGCGAGGGCGAGACCCCCGAGGGGCGGGAGGCGCGGAGTGTCGGCCGCCGGGCCCTGGACGTCTCCCTGACCGCGCTGCGCGCCGCCGGCGCCGAGGCCGAGGGGCGCCTCGTCGAGGACCACCCCCTGGACGGACTGCGCTCCCTGGTCGAGGAGACCGGCGCCGACGAGGTGATCGTGCTGACCGACCCGCACTACGTGGAGGAGTTCTTCCACCGCGACTGGGCCTCCCGGGCCCGCCACAAGGTCGGTGTGCCGGTCCTGAAACTCTTCTCCCACAGCAAGGCATAG
- a CDS encoding pyrimidine reductase family protein, translated as MRRLFPVTDPTDQSVEPAAEADGEWGLGELADFYAYPEPGERGGAAAWLRANMVTTLDGAGQHDGRSQPISSAADMRVFGTLRALADVVIAGAETVRQEGYRPARARAEFAERRRAAGQGPAPAIAVVSAGLELDFTLPLFTSPLTPTLVLTGAAAAPDRIAAAERAGARVVIAGDGVGVDPARAVAALAGLGHTRLLTEGGPRLLGQFVAAGVLDELCLTVSPLLTAGDAQRIAGGPGVRVPQRFALASLLEEEGFLFSRYRRG; from the coding sequence ATGCGACGGCTGTTCCCAGTGACCGATCCGACCGATCAGAGCGTGGAGCCCGCGGCCGAGGCGGACGGGGAGTGGGGCCTCGGCGAGCTGGCCGACTTCTACGCGTACCCGGAGCCGGGGGAGCGCGGCGGGGCCGCGGCGTGGCTGCGGGCCAACATGGTCACCACGCTCGACGGCGCCGGTCAGCACGACGGCCGTTCGCAGCCCATCTCCAGCGCCGCCGACATGCGGGTCTTCGGCACGCTGCGGGCGCTCGCCGACGTGGTGATCGCCGGGGCCGAGACGGTGCGCCAGGAGGGGTACCGGCCCGCCCGCGCGCGGGCGGAGTTCGCCGAGCGGCGCCGGGCCGCGGGACAGGGCCCGGCCCCGGCGATCGCGGTGGTCAGCGCCGGCCTGGAGCTGGACTTCACGCTGCCGCTGTTCACCTCGCCGCTGACGCCCACCCTCGTGCTGACCGGCGCCGCCGCGGCCCCCGACCGGATCGCCGCCGCCGAGCGGGCGGGCGCCCGCGTGGTGATCGCCGGCGACGGCGTCGGTGTGGACCCCGCCCGCGCCGTCGCCGCGCTCGCCGGGCTCGGCCACACCCGGCTGCTGACCGAGGGCGGCCCGCGGCTGCTGGGGCAGTTCGTCGCGGCCGGGGTCCTCGACGAGCTGTGCCTCACCGTCTCGCCGCTGCTCACCGCGGGCGACGCGCAGCGGATCGCGGGCGGACCCGGGGTGCGGGTGCCCCAGCGCTTCGCCCTGGCGTCACTCCTGGAGGAGGAAGGTTTCCTCTTCAGCCGCTACCGGCGCGGCTGA
- the zapE gene encoding cell division protein ZapE: MVSSSSAPGSALPGSSPIAGTAPLSLCAREPRVPADRLVAEMVPPPRFDSVRFGTYLPDPGRPSQREAVGVLEGFAAGLDGAPAGGARRGFLGFGRSKAPKAPAGPRGVYLDGGYGVGKTHLLASLWHATPAEPSRKAFGTFVELTNLVGALGFQQTVQTLSGHRLLCIDEFELDDPGDTVLVSTLLGRLVEAGVALAATSNTLPGKLGEGRFAAADFLREIQGLSAHFRALRIDGEDYRHRGLPEAPAPHSDEQVTRVAETTGGASLDAFPDLLDHLARVHPSRYGALTDGITAVCLTGVRPVPDQSTALRLVVLADRLYDREIPVLASGLPFDRLFGEEMLRGGYRKKYFRAISRLTALARDAGRLVDA, encoded by the coding sequence ATCGTGTCGTCCTCCTCCGCTCCCGGTTCCGCCCTCCCCGGCTCGTCCCCGATAGCCGGCACGGCCCCGCTGTCCCTGTGCGCCCGCGAGCCGCGCGTCCCCGCGGACCGGCTGGTCGCCGAGATGGTGCCGCCGCCGCGTTTCGACTCGGTCCGCTTCGGGACGTACCTCCCCGACCCGGGCCGGCCGAGCCAGCGCGAGGCCGTCGGCGTCCTGGAGGGCTTCGCCGCCGGACTGGACGGCGCCCCCGCGGGCGGCGCGCGCCGCGGTTTCCTCGGCTTCGGGCGGAGCAAGGCGCCGAAGGCCCCCGCCGGCCCCCGCGGCGTCTACCTCGACGGCGGTTACGGCGTCGGCAAGACGCACCTGCTCGCCTCCCTGTGGCACGCCACCCCCGCCGAGCCCTCCCGCAAGGCGTTCGGCACCTTCGTCGAGCTGACCAACCTGGTCGGCGCCCTCGGCTTCCAGCAGACCGTGCAGACCCTCTCCGGGCACCGCCTGCTGTGCATCGACGAGTTCGAACTGGACGACCCCGGCGACACCGTCCTCGTCTCCACCCTGCTCGGCCGGCTCGTGGAGGCGGGCGTCGCCCTCGCCGCGACCTCCAACACCCTGCCCGGCAAGCTCGGCGAGGGGCGTTTCGCCGCCGCCGACTTCCTGCGCGAGATCCAGGGCCTGTCCGCGCACTTCCGCGCCCTGCGCATCGACGGGGAGGACTACCGCCACCGCGGCCTGCCCGAGGCGCCGGCGCCGCACTCCGACGAGCAGGTGACCCGGGTCGCCGAGACCACCGGGGGCGCCTCCCTGGACGCCTTCCCCGACCTCCTGGACCACCTGGCCCGCGTCCACCCCAGCCGCTACGGCGCGCTCACCGACGGCATCACGGCGGTGTGCCTGACCGGGGTGCGGCCGGTGCCGGACCAGTCGACGGCGCTGCGCCTCGTCGTCCTCGCGGACCGGCTCTACGACCGCGAGATACCGGTCCTCGCCTCCGGGCTCCCCTTCGACCGGCTGTTCGGCGAGGAGATGCTGCGCGGCGGCTACCGGAAGAAGTACTTCCGGGCCATCTCCCGGCTCACCGCCCTGGCCAGGGACGCCGGGCGCCTCGTCGACGCCTGA
- a CDS encoding slipin family protein, which produces MVQVLFTVIAVLAGVAVLYVLSAARVVKQYERGVVFRLGRLAEPVRQPGFTMVIPFVDHLHKVNMQIVTLPVPAQEGITRDNVTVRVDAVVYFKVVDAANALVRVEDYRFAVSQMAQTSLRSIIGKSDLDDLLSNREKLNQGLELMIDSPAVGWGVQIDRVEIKDVSLPDTMKRSMARQAEADRERRARIINADAEYQASKKLADAARQMEEQPAALQLRLLQTMVAVAAEKNSTLVLPFPVELLRFLERAQLDPAAGGTRAAGPHGDGVASPAPASGPRGDAR; this is translated from the coding sequence ATGGTCCAGGTGCTGTTCACCGTGATCGCCGTCCTCGCGGGCGTCGCGGTTCTCTACGTGCTGTCGGCGGCACGGGTCGTCAAGCAGTACGAGCGCGGGGTGGTCTTCCGGCTCGGCCGGCTCGCCGAGCCCGTCCGGCAGCCGGGGTTCACGATGGTGATCCCCTTCGTCGACCACCTGCACAAGGTCAACATGCAGATCGTCACGCTGCCGGTCCCCGCCCAGGAGGGCATCACCCGGGACAACGTGACCGTGCGGGTCGACGCGGTGGTGTACTTCAAGGTGGTCGACGCGGCCAACGCCCTCGTCCGGGTCGAGGACTACCGGTTCGCGGTCTCCCAGATGGCGCAGACCTCGCTGCGTTCGATCATCGGAAAGAGCGACCTGGACGATCTGCTGTCCAACCGGGAGAAGCTCAACCAGGGCCTGGAGCTGATGATCGACAGCCCGGCCGTCGGCTGGGGCGTGCAGATCGACCGGGTGGAGATCAAGGACGTCTCCCTGCCGGACACGATGAAGCGCTCGATGGCCCGGCAGGCCGAGGCCGACCGGGAGCGGCGGGCCCGGATCATCAACGCCGACGCCGAGTACCAGGCGTCGAAGAAGCTCGCCGACGCCGCCCGGCAGATGGAGGAGCAGCCCGCGGCGCTCCAGCTCCGGCTGCTGCAGACCATGGTCGCCGTCGCCGCCGAGAAGAACTCGACGCTGGTCCTGCCCTTCCCGGTGGAGTTGCTCCGCTTCCTGGAGCGGGCCCAGCTCGACCCCGCCGCGGGCGGGACCCGCGCGGCCGGGCCGCACGGTGACGGGGTGGCCTCCCCGGCCCCGGCGTCCGGTCCGCGGGGTGACGCACGGTGA
- a CDS encoding alkaline phosphatase PhoX: MSVSRPASRREVLARSGALGAGIVFTGALGEVFAGTAAARTPRPAGHGPLVPDPDGLLDLPRGFRYRVLSREGEPLRSGEGPVPSHHDGMAAFPVRTPGGRGRVRLVRNHENRVDARFPVPTVEGLTYDRGGKGGCTVLTLDAGGHVRDERVAIAGTAVNCAGGPTPWNTWLTCEETEDRAGTNGYEQDHGFVFEVDPADPHRTGAVPLKAMGRFQHEAIAVDPRLGVIYETEDAFEKPFGLFYRFLPAKPLGGTGSLRAGGRLQAMRVPGVPDLSTIREPGTRFDSVEWVDVPDPLASGTPVRFQDFGRGGITHAQKLEGCYWGGRGVYFVSSFARSAEGSAADHYGQIWRYDPERRRLTLVVVFGPDTDVQLPGESPDNICLAPSGGLMVCEDGDGAQHVFGVTPRGEVYAVARGRQDIGTPGKPEWGEFAGVTFSPDGATMYVNCYTPGTTFAVTGPWHG; this comes from the coding sequence ATGTCCGTCTCGCGTCCCGCCTCCCGCCGGGAGGTCCTCGCCCGCTCCGGTGCCCTCGGAGCGGGCATCGTCTTCACCGGGGCCCTCGGCGAGGTCTTCGCCGGCACCGCCGCCGCCCGGACCCCGCGCCCCGCCGGCCACGGCCCCCTCGTACCCGACCCCGACGGCCTGCTCGACCTGCCCCGCGGCTTCCGCTACCGGGTCCTGTCCCGCGAGGGCGAACCGCTGCGCTCCGGCGAGGGCCCGGTCCCCTCCCACCACGACGGCATGGCCGCCTTCCCGGTCCGCACGCCGGGCGGCCGGGGCCGGGTCCGCCTGGTGCGCAACCACGAGAACCGCGTCGACGCCCGCTTCCCCGTCCCCACCGTCGAGGGCCTGACCTACGACCGGGGCGGCAAGGGCGGCTGCACCGTCCTCACCCTGGACGCCGGCGGCCACGTCCGGGACGAGCGCGTCGCCATCGCCGGTACGGCCGTCAACTGCGCGGGCGGACCCACCCCCTGGAACACCTGGCTGACCTGCGAGGAGACCGAGGACCGGGCCGGCACCAACGGGTACGAGCAGGACCACGGCTTCGTCTTCGAGGTCGACCCCGCCGACCCGCACCGCACCGGGGCGGTGCCGCTGAAGGCGATGGGCCGCTTCCAGCACGAGGCGATCGCCGTCGACCCCCGCCTGGGCGTGATCTACGAGACCGAGGACGCCTTCGAGAAGCCGTTCGGCCTCTTCTACCGGTTCCTGCCCGCCAAGCCGCTGGGCGGCACCGGCTCCCTGCGCGCGGGCGGCCGGCTCCAGGCGATGCGGGTGCCCGGCGTGCCGGACCTGTCCACGATCCGGGAGCCCGGCACCCGGTTCGACTCCGTCGAGTGGGTGGACGTACCCGACCCGCTCGCGTCCGGCACCCCGGTCCGCTTCCAGGACTTCGGCCGCGGCGGCATCACCCACGCGCAGAAGCTGGAGGGCTGCTACTGGGGCGGGCGCGGCGTGTACTTCGTGTCGTCCTTCGCCCGCAGCGCGGAGGGCTCGGCCGCCGACCATTACGGCCAGATCTGGCGCTACGACCCCGAGCGGCGCCGCCTCACCCTGGTCGTCGTCTTCGGCCCGGACACCGACGTGCAGTTGCCCGGCGAGTCCCCGGACAACATCTGCCTGGCGCCCAGCGGCGGCCTCATGGTCTGCGAGGACGGCGACGGCGCCCAGCACGTCTTCGGCGTCACCCCGCGCGGCGAGGTCTACGCGGTGGCCCGCGGCCGGCAGGACATCGGCACGCCGGGGAAGCCGGAGTGGGGCGAGTTCGCCGGGGTCACCTTCTCCCCCGACGGCGCCACGATGTACGTCAACTGCTACACGCCGGGGACCACCTTCGCCGTCACGGGCCCCTGGCACGGCTGA
- a CDS encoding FAD-dependent oxidoreductase, translating to MTDSTHTGDSYWLRTAPGGPARPALEGDTDADAVVIGAGMAGLSTAWELARTGRRVVVLDAGRIAAGVTGRTSAKLTVLHTLIYDRLRRTRGPEAALLYARSQTEALERAAAIAGELGVDCDWETRDAYTYVRDPARADALRAEAEAAREAGLPASFVTETGLPFPVAGAVRVTGQAQFHPRAYLLALAAGLEARGGRIHEHTTVDGLTEGDPCRVSTRDGATVTARDVVVASHYPVFDRALLFTRLVPRRELVVAGPVPAGLDPRGMYITPEENTRSVRTAPLGDDGSRRLLLVTGEHFTPGTGDTRERFDRLTAWAARHFPGVSPAYAWATQDIDPTDTVAMVGPLHPGTRRVHVATGFGGWGLSGGIMAGLLLTRQIEGEECAWSGLYDPRRLATAVREAPALLRKQADIARRFVGDRLRPVPPLEALPPGEGAVVRAGGDRLAVYRDEDGTAHAVSARCTHLGCLVAFNAAEKAWECPCHGSRFGVDGEVIEGPATTPLERRDI from the coding sequence ATGACGGACTCGACACACACCGGCGACTCGTACTGGCTCCGGACCGCGCCCGGCGGTCCCGCCCGGCCCGCGCTGGAGGGCGACACCGACGCCGACGCCGTCGTGATCGGCGCGGGCATGGCCGGGCTGAGCACCGCCTGGGAGCTGGCCCGGACCGGCCGCCGGGTGGTGGTGCTGGACGCCGGGCGGATCGCCGCCGGGGTCACCGGCCGCACCAGCGCCAAGCTGACCGTCCTGCACACCCTGATCTACGACCGGCTGCGCCGCACCCGCGGCCCCGAGGCCGCCCTGCTGTACGCCCGCTCGCAGACCGAGGCCCTCGAGCGCGCCGCCGCGATCGCCGGCGAACTGGGCGTCGACTGCGACTGGGAGACCCGGGACGCGTACACCTACGTGCGCGACCCCGCCCGCGCCGACGCGCTGCGGGCCGAGGCGGAGGCGGCGCGGGAGGCCGGGCTGCCCGCCTCCTTCGTGACGGAGACCGGGCTGCCGTTCCCGGTGGCGGGCGCGGTCCGGGTCACCGGGCAGGCCCAGTTCCACCCGCGCGCGTACCTGCTCGCGCTCGCCGCCGGCCTGGAGGCGCGCGGCGGGCGGATCCACGAGCACACCACCGTGGACGGCCTGACCGAGGGCGATCCGTGCCGGGTCTCCACCAGGGACGGGGCGACGGTGACCGCGCGGGACGTGGTCGTGGCCTCGCACTACCCGGTCTTCGACCGGGCGCTGCTGTTCACCCGGCTCGTCCCGCGCCGCGAGCTGGTGGTGGCCGGGCCGGTCCCGGCCGGCCTCGACCCGCGGGGCATGTACATCACGCCGGAGGAGAACACGCGCTCGGTGCGCACGGCCCCCCTCGGAGACGACGGCTCGCGGCGGCTGCTCCTGGTCACCGGGGAGCACTTCACGCCCGGCACCGGCGACACGCGCGAACGCTTCGACCGGCTCACCGCGTGGGCCGCCCGGCACTTCCCGGGCGTGTCGCCCGCGTACGCCTGGGCCACCCAGGACATCGACCCCACCGACACGGTGGCGATGGTGGGCCCGCTGCACCCCGGCACCCGGCGCGTCCACGTCGCCACCGGCTTCGGCGGCTGGGGGCTGAGCGGCGGCATCATGGCGGGGCTGCTGCTCACCCGGCAGATCGAGGGCGAGGAGTGCGCCTGGAGCGGGCTCTACGACCCGCGGCGGCTGGCGACCGCCGTGCGCGAGGCGCCGGCGCTGCTGCGCAAGCAGGCGGACATCGCCCGGCGCTTCGTCGGGGACCGGCTGCGGCCGGTGCCGCCGCTGGAGGCCCTGCCACCGGGCGAGGGCGCCGTGGTCCGGGCCGGCGGCGACCGGCTCGCCGTCTACCGGGACGAGGACGGGACCGCCCACGCGGTCTCGGCGCGCTGCACCCACCTGGGCTGCCTGGTGGCGTTCAACGCGGCCGAGAAGGCGTGGGAGTGCCCCTGCCACGGCTCGCGGTTCGGCGTCGACGGCGAGGTGATCGAGGGCCCGGCGACCACACCCCTGGAGCGGCGGGACATCTGA
- a CDS encoding polysaccharide deacetylase family protein encodes MIPLVRRTALVCALGAVSAALAACGTADGPQAPRPGASAPSAASPSPAPSTGGPAEPPTLAPGPGGLTPVFEHGSRTRGKTVALTFDADMTADQGPRAASGERFDNPKLIATLRELKVPATVFMTGRWAEEYPDEARSLGRDPQFEIANHSYSHYAYTGDCYGLPTVSRERMRTDVERAYAAFRTAGVPDPMPYFRFPGGCYDRTALQELSATGVTAVQWDVVSGDAFATDADAVAGQVLDGVRPGSVVVMHCTDSAAPVTEEAVRTIVPALRERGYTLVKVSDLIGAANGHH; translated from the coding sequence GTGATTCCTCTCGTACGACGTACCGCCCTCGTGTGCGCCCTGGGCGCCGTGTCCGCCGCCCTCGCCGCCTGCGGCACCGCCGACGGCCCGCAGGCGCCCCGGCCCGGGGCCTCGGCGCCCTCCGCCGCCTCCCCGTCGCCGGCGCCGTCGACCGGCGGCCCCGCCGAGCCGCCCACCCTCGCCCCGGGGCCCGGCGGGCTCACCCCCGTCTTCGAGCACGGGTCCCGCACCCGGGGCAAGACGGTCGCCCTCACCTTCGACGCCGACATGACCGCCGACCAGGGGCCCCGGGCCGCGTCAGGCGAGCGCTTCGACAACCCGAAGCTGATCGCCACGCTGCGGGAGCTGAAGGTGCCCGCCACCGTGTTCATGACCGGCCGCTGGGCCGAGGAGTACCCGGACGAGGCCCGGTCGCTCGGCCGGGACCCCCAGTTCGAGATCGCCAACCACTCCTACAGCCACTACGCCTACACCGGCGACTGCTACGGCCTGCCCACCGTGTCCCGGGAGCGGATGCGCACCGACGTCGAGCGCGCCTACGCCGCGTTCCGCACGGCCGGGGTGCCCGACCCGATGCCGTACTTCCGCTTCCCCGGCGGCTGCTACGACCGCACCGCCCTCCAGGAACTGTCGGCGACCGGCGTCACCGCCGTGCAGTGGGACGTGGTGAGCGGGGACGCCTTCGCCACGGACGCCGACGCGGTGGCCGGGCAGGTGCTGGACGGGGTCCGGCCGGGCTCCGTCGTCGTCATGCACTGCACCGACAGCGCCGCCCCGGTGACCGAGGAGGCGGTGCGCACCATCGTGCCCGCGCTGCGCGAGCGCGGGTACACCCTGGTCAAGGTCTCCGACCTGATCGGTGCCGCGAACGGGCACCACTGA